A segment of the Panicum hallii strain FIL2 chromosome 1, PHallii_v3.1, whole genome shotgun sequence genome:
CGAGACGAACTGGTCACGGTACACACGTACAGGCAGGCTCGTCGCGCCGTTTCGCAACGCTCCGCAACCGTCCGATCTGCCCGGTTGGCTCTTGCGACTTGGTCCTTTAGGGCCGAAGCTTCTTCTCTTAGGACGTACGGAGGCTTCATTAGCACTGCTACGTACTAACCTTTATTTACACTGTGCTGCTCACCTGCATGCACTTGTTAATTTACAGTACCGGCCGACTCATTCACTTGGGCGGCCAAAGATAACAATAATATACTGTGCCCCAAAAGCACACACATCCACATAAGGCTAGAGGTGCCGTCGATCACTAAGTCAAAACCACCACGACACCGGGTTATGATGCGAATCAAGTACTAAAATATCATTAGTGTGAGTGTGCATGCGTAACCCGTCTGACGAGCGATCGAGGATTCGAGGTAACTAGCAGCTAGGTCACCCAAAGAAAGAAACGGCATCGGCTATTACTGGGTGAGAGCATTTCCAGCGGTTTTTTAATAAATTTTTTCCAATAAGTATCTAATGGAGATGTTCCAATAATTCTATAATTCTTTTATGGTTATTAGGGAAGAGTTGCTTTTGCAGTTCTCTAATAATCTCATCCCAAACCAACTACCGTATTGGGAGAGCTTCAACTCTCCCTTTATCTTGGAAGAGGTAGGTGAATTATTAGTTTTTTCTAATAATTATTAGAAAAAAGAAGATAAAAGAGATCTGCTGGAGCAtaaattttatataaattttTTCAATATAATAGTTGGACTGGGGAACGGAGATCCGTTGGACATGCTATAGCTTGCAGCCAATGGTGTACACACGATCCAGATCCAAACACACCCGGTTTTATATATACGCATCAAACGCCTGGCGCGACTCTACACCGCACCATTTCGCCCCACGCTGACAAGAGCGCTCGCAGTCTCGCATCGATGTACTCGTGCGAGCAGGACcacacagcggcggcggcgcgcaccgCGCTCGCCAACACGGGCTACCAGCCgtgcgccgcgcgccgctcgctcCAGCTCGCGGCTCACCATCAGCCCGGCAAGCAAGCAGTacccccggccgcggccgccttgCAGCCGCGGCGCGGGAAGAACAAGAAGCACGGGTCGTCGCGGTCGCGGCCGTCGTCGTCGCGCCGGTCGTCGACCACCGTGGTGGCCACCGACGTCGACAACTTCCGGGCCATGGTGCAGGAGCTCACCGGCTTCCCGGCAGCCGCCATCTTCCGCCCGCTGCCGCGCAGGGTGCACGCGGCCAGCCccttcgccgccggcggcggcggcgcgggacagGGATGCTCCGGTAGCGATCGGCATGGGCACGGCGGTTCGGAGGCGACCAACAATAGTACTGCCGGCGGCGTCGGCAGCAGCAGCCCCGACGCTCCGGCCCCGCTGCCTGCGATGGCGCCGCCGCTGGGCGTGTTCGACTTCGACGGGCTGACGGACCTCGGGTCGCCGGAGTTCGACACCTCCTGGGGAGATCTGTCCATCGAGTACTAAGCACTCGTTGGGTCCTCTTTGGCCGGCCGGCTAGATTAATGGATCGTTCAAGGATGGTAACCTGGCTGGTCATTAATTTCCTTGCGCTCATGTGTTCTGCGCATGTTGTTCTGTGCTCCCATGTGTAACATGATGGCAGCACTGCTTATTGTTTTCAAAAGGTATGCGTTAATCATGCTCATGTAAGCAAATCACCATACTCTGGATTGGCTTCGTTGACTTTTGTAATCACACAGTGTTTTCTTTTAGACAATGGAAAGCGTTGTGACCATTTGCATCCAATTCTTTATTATGAGGTTTTTGTTTTAAATGATAAAGGAAGGTTCGCGAAGTGCGTACAGAGGCTCCTAGCTGTTTTGCAAGGGGTTCAATCCCTCTTGTTTTTGCTTGTTAAGCGATGCAGTCTAGTACTAGTATAAACGAAAGATGACAAATGCGGCAGTCGCAGTCGCTGACGCGTGGACGACTGGACCTTCCTAGGAAGGCGGCAGACAATTAATTTCATGTACTACAAGCAGTCTGACGAAGCTACCCAAATGTACCGCGCGCCCGAAGTCATCCCAATAAGAGGAGCACGTGCAAGAGCCCGAATAGACGGTTTGCGCAACAAGTGACGGGCACTCAGGTTGCCACCTTCGTGCGATCTCTTGATGTGAACCTCTACGTGTCACGCACGCAACATTTTGTACTGTAGTGAGTCTTGGTCATGGCACCTGACAGGCTAGGTTGAGCATGTCACGCACCTCTGAATGTTTCTCTCGTCATCACCTGGATTTCGGCATGAGTTGAATGCGCCATCAGATCCAAGCTAGCATGAGAGCTGAATGATGCATGCACCTGGCTGGTTATGACTGTTCTAAATAaccagaaaagaaaaggataaAAAAGACTTGTCCCTAAGGTCAGAGTTACTGAACAATTAACATCCGGTTTGTTTCATCTTGTCTAGCCATCAGGAATGGGCAATCACAATTCACaataataaaaaaaaagaactgGCACAGGCCCATTCCAATTTCAGGCTTTAGACGCAGCCTCTAGCCAAACCAAACTGTACAAAGGCTACATATGAAGGGATCAACTCAGCCATGCGCTTCAAAGTTCAAACCCGCAAGCGCCCAAGTGTTGATTGCAGCTAAATAGTAGCAAGCCCGTCGAGAAAACATCTTTTATTTAACGAGCACTGCTATATATGCAGGCTAGGTCACAAACTTATTATTGTTCAGAAACACAACTATGCGTTCAGCACTTTTATGCAGTTTCATGTTCCCATCAGACAAGGAGGAACACATGAGATGGTGCTGAGGCACGCCTCCTCACTCTGCTCCTAGGAGCGCGAGGAGAATATCCTCGTAGTCTCTGGTTGTATCTTTAGCAACTGCACGCTCCAGCGGAACGCTGTTCCTCTTCTGGTAGGCCTCCTTTATCAGCTTCAGGTCGACCTCGGCGCGAGTAGCTATGACCCTGGTGAGATCATCTTCATCTGTGCCCATGCCTCCAAGAGCCAGTCGAAGAACTTTCTCGAAGTATCTGTCAGGGCAAGTGAAGCAACGGATGATCGCCCGCAGCGTCGCAAGGAACTCATCCTTGGGATCAGCTTTCAGATCCTGTTAGAAATGAGCACCAAAAAACATTATGAGCAACTGAACAATCTCACACTAAAAAAAACAGTAAACAGTTTCTCCTCTTCTAGCAATCTACAAGCACTTGAATCTTGCAGAAATAGGTGAATGCAGGGCAAACAACAGACTGTTGATGAGTGAACCAAAGTTGTATAAGGGTGAATGCAGGGCAAACAACAGAGACTGTTGATGTATGAGCCAAAGTTGTATAAGTGGTAATTCTTTTTTCACCTAGTTGACTGATTACTTGACCATGTTAATACCATATATGCAGCTCAAACGAGCTGTAGTAAAAAAATCGATCACAAAAGGAGGGGCCTAGGTAAACCATACAAACGTTTTGTGTGTGGTGTATGCCTTCATAAATTGAACGGAAAACGTAAGTGTACTAACAAGAACACACTTATTGTTATTTACCTTGTTGATTGGATGATCGAACTGATCCTTGTAGCTATTGAATGTTGCAAGTAGCTGAGCTTTGCTCCGTGTGGTGAGAATCCTGATG
Coding sequences within it:
- the LOC112876700 gene encoding uncharacterized protein LOC112876700 → MYSCEQDHTAAAARTALANTGYQPCAARRSLQLAAHHQPGKQAVPPAAAALQPRRGKNKKHGSSRSRPSSSRRSSTTVVATDVDNFRAMVQELTGFPAAAIFRPLPRRVHAASPFAAGGGGAGQGCSGSDRHGHGGSEATNNSTAGGVGSSSPDAPAPLPAMAPPLGVFDFDGLTDLGSPEFDTSWGDLSIEY